ttttccttatatttaataatttattttgatacaagcatttaaaatttatgataaaagaaattaagtGCAGTTATTATTAGGCTATTTAAAAATTAGGACGGCTTAGATGCAGATCTTACTGTCAATTCAAAACTACATTAATTAAGCTTAATCTTTTTCCTGATTTCATTGGTCAAACATTTAATGGCATATTAACAAGAATCTAATTCACTTATACCTACTTAACCCATTAAACAGACCCTTTTAGCCctatctatatttatatatacaatttggtaattttacagTTCGTGGTTGTCGAAACTAAATTCCCTTATTAAGAGTGTAATATAACTTactattaaatataatacatatatatatattcgacaCTCAACTATGTATTCAAATAACTCAACCTTTTTATTGTATATGTGAGTGTGacttttatatttgaataaCATGGCTTCCTTCCCCTTAAATCATGGAGAAATCTAGTATAAATACGCAGCTTAAAACACCCACCCTTAGCTTACACTCTTTTGTGCAAACATTTCCCTTCCATTTGAAAAATAATGGCTTCTAACACTCTCAAGCTCATTGCCATGCTCTCCCTTACTATTTCAGTCCTCTTATCTTTGTATCCTCACTCAACCTTCTCATTCGAAATGGAGGATTTCGACGATGAGGAGGAATACGTGCCTGATGAACCTGCCATCATCCCCAACCTTCGATCGAGAAGCCGGTTCTTGAAAACCTCACCCAAGAAAGATAAGATTAGGAAAGGTGCACATTGCGAGCCCGACCCTTATCACAACATATGCAATGGCCTTTCGGTGAACAACGGGACCGGCATATTGTATTGCTGCAAGACGCATTGTCGTAATGTGCTCCGTGATTGG
This sequence is a window from Gossypium raimondii isolate GPD5lz chromosome 5, ASM2569854v1, whole genome shotgun sequence. Protein-coding genes within it:
- the LOC105767708 gene encoding protein GRIM REAPER, encoding MASNTLKLIAMLSLTISVLLSLYPHSTFSFEMEDFDDEEEYVPDEPAIIPNLRSRSRFLKTSPKKDKIRKGAHCEPDPYHNICNGLSVNNGTGILYCCKTHCRNVLRDWNNCGECGHRCKFGERCCGGVCTDVVYNVNHCGKCDKQCSPGVQCDFGYCGYA